The genomic window TATATCCGCCAATCGGAAATAAAACACTTTTTAACTGCGCTTGATTTAATTGATGCAAGAAATACGTCTGATCTTTATTTTTATCTTTGGCCTCTTTTAACTTTCCTTTATCAAGACAGGCATAATGCCCGGTGGCCAGTTTCTCAAAACCCATCTCACGTGCTTTTTTGAGCCACGCCCCAAACTTTACAAATTTATTACACAAAACATCCGGATTCGGCGTGCGACCGGCTTTATACTCTTTATACATGTAATCCAAAACCATTTTTTTATATTCCTTGGTGAAATTTAATTTTATAAGCGGAATGCCGATCTTGGCCGCCACCCGCACCGCATCCCGATAATCCCCTGCCCAGCAGGAAACCAGATCATTTTTATCGTCATAGTTAATCATAAAAGCCCCGGTCACATCATAACCTTTTTGTACCAACAGAGCCGCGGCCACTGAAGAATCAACGCCGCCGCTCATGGCCACTAGAATTTTTTCTCCAGTTTTGAGCATAAAAATTTTTTATAGGCCTTCTCAACCGGTTCCATCATTTTATATTTTTTAATCAGCTTGCGGGCACTTTTGGTTCTAATGAAACAGATATTGCTAAAAATGAGGCGCATGCCGATTTGCCAGGAAAATTCATCATTCCCATAAAATTCCTTCGCCCGTTTGATGGAGATTGTTCCAAGACCATCCATCTTATCTGCATCCCGTAGAATCCAAGCCGCCGGATGTCTATTCGCCGCATCGTTCCAATGATAACGGACCGCATACAAAATAATGTCTTTATCTTTTTTTGATAAAAATTTTAACACAGGATCGGTAACAAACCAATCTTTGCACATTTCGTATGAAAGCGCCCAGTGAGCCGACTGCATGCCTGAAGATTTTTCTTTTGTTCGGCCTACATCATGAAGAATGGCGGCCATCTTCACCAGAAAAATATCCTCTTTCTCCATCTTGGCAATTTGTTCCGCCCAGGCCGTCACCCGCAGAACATGACCAATGCCGTGCGCCGGCACCGGATGATTCTTTAATAAATCCTTAACTTTTCTCTCAGTATATTTTAATATTTTTTGCTGATTTTCGGTAAACATATCACACCGAATTATACTAAAACTAATATAAAATTTCAAGAACTAAAAATCCCGACTAAGTCGGGATTTTCAATGTTTCAGTTTAACCGTTGCGTCTTGCCATCATGCAATCGCGGCAATATACCGGCTTGTCTCCATTTGGTTGGAAAGGCAATTGGGTAATTTTAGTACCGCATTGTCCGCAAGTAACGTCAACGTCGAACATCTGGCGCGGACCTCTGTTAGAAGGTCTGCTGCCGCCGCGATCACCACGATCTTGGCGGAAAGCCCTGTTACAATCTGAACAGTAAACAGGACGGTCTCCAGATGGTTGAAAAGGCAATTGTGAAATGTGGGCCCCGCATTTGGCGCAGGTTAAATCCACATCATACATTTGCCTGGTAGCTCCATCGAATGCCATAGTTTTGCGTATTTGTTGTTCCCAAAATGTTTTTTGAGATTAAATTAGTCGACCTATTTTGGGAACAGAAGTTACCCAATATTAAAATAATTATAGCACAAACCGGTGACTTTGTCAACCTGTCCGGTCATCATCGTCCAACTTGATTACCCTATCCGGATAAACCGTTTTTTCTTCTCTATCATTTTTTGGCTTATTTTGCGGAGTTTGCTGGGGCTTCTGCTGAAGAGGTGGCTGTTTCTGTTTTGGTTTATTTGTTTGCAGGGCCTGCGATAAACTAATACCTTTTTGATTCGGATCAGTGAGCAAAACCGGTTTGCTTTCTTTGATGTTTAAATCTTTTTTCGGTTGATCATTTTTTGGCCGATCATTCCTGGGAGGCCTCGGCGGCATTGGTTTGGGTGCTGCCGGTTTGGGCGCCGGCGCTTGCGGTTTGCCATTTCCATTGCCATTTTCTTCATCATCGTCAAAGTCCCCGCCTGCGCCAACCTCCATGCCGCTCCAACGCATAATTTTATCTTCAATATTTTCACGGCTGGTGGCATATCGCTCCCGGGAAACCCGTATCACCTTCTCTGCACTGCCGGTGGCTGTGGCAATAGGAGACAAAGTTAAAGCGCTAAACGGCTGTGAGGCCACCCCGTCAATCATCAATTTTAGATAAATTTGAAATTTGGGCAAATTTACCAAATCGGCTTCAATAAAAGTGGGGCTGAATTCTTTGGCCAAAATTTCCGCGTCGGTTGAGCCGACTCTAAATGTAATCATACTGCCCACATTACCAACAATGGCGGCCAGAACTTTTTCATCAAGCTGTTCCATATACTGATGGGCCATGATCAGGTCAAGACGATATTTTCGCGCCTCGGATAAAATGTTGGCAAAACTTTCCGTGGCAAAATTCTGGAACTCATCAACATACAGGAAAAAGTCACTGCGCTGGGTTTCCGGAATTTCTACCCGTTCCATGGCCGCCAGCTGAATTTTTGTAACCAGCATGCCGCCTAAGAGACGGGAGTTGTCTTCGCCGATTCTACCTTTGGATAAATTCATTATGAATAT from Patescibacteria group bacterium includes these protein-coding regions:
- a CDS encoding HD domain-containing protein, with translation MFTENQQKILKYTERKVKDLLKNHPVPAHGIGHVLRVTAWAEQIAKMEKEDIFLVKMAAILHDVGRTKEKSSGMQSAHWALSYEMCKDWFVTDPVLKFLSKKDKDIILYAVRYHWNDAANRHPAAWILRDADKMDGLGTISIKRAKEFYGNDEFSWQIGMRLIFSNICFIRTKSARKLIKKYKMMEPVEKAYKKFLCSKLEKKF
- a CDS encoding CxxC-x17-CxxC domain-containing protein; translation: MAFDGATRQMYDVDLTCAKCGAHISQLPFQPSGDRPVYCSDCNRAFRQDRGDRGGSRPSNRGPRQMFDVDVTCGQCGTKITQLPFQPNGDKPVYCRDCMMARRNG
- a CDS encoding type IV secretion system DNA-binding domain-containing protein, whose amino-acid sequence is MEEIPSKQNQELMAKIDPNVNFFGLTSFRNQNRKFGIKLDDRRRHMYVVGKTGMGKTTLLENMVLNDIYAGHGVGYIDPHGDTAEKILNYIPANRINDVVYFNPADLDYPIAFNILETIRPEQKHLVASGLMGVFKKIWPDVWSARMEYILNNTILALLEFPNTTLLGINRLLADDNYRRRVVRSLKDPVVKSFWESEFANYDERYRREAIAPVQNKIGQFLSASVIRNIVAQVKSRINIREIMDEKKIFIMNLSKGRIGEDNSRLLGGMLVTKIQLAAMERVEIPETQRSDFFLYVDEFQNFATESFANILSEARKYRLDLIMAHQYMEQLDEKVLAAIVGNVGSMITFRVGSTDAEILAKEFSPTFIEADLVNLPKFQIYLKLMIDGVASQPFSALTLSPIATATGSAEKVIRVSRERYATSRENIEDKIMRWSGMEVGAGGDFDDDEENGNGNGKPQAPAPKPAAPKPMPPRPPRNDRPKNDQPKKDLNIKESKPVLLTDPNQKGISLSQALQTNKPKQKQPPLQQKPQQTPQNKPKNDREEKTVYPDRVIKLDDDDRTG